The sequence cccttcatctccctcccatctcctctctccgggtgtaggatcgagatgtcgactagagggggggtgaataggcgatttaaaactaaataacacctaatcaaatctaacctaagttgctaggcttggtgagggtgaactctaactaagcaactaagttatgttttgcaaacctagggtgatagtggctcaattatatctctaggaaagtaaatcacgctcctatgtcgatgttttgcaatcctagggtgatatgatctcaagtgtgcctctagaaatgtaaattgcacaaatgtaaatgcgacaatcaaatgagacaatgagacaaaagatttttcaccgaggttcggaaactcgccggtttcctactccctgttgaggcgagcccaactccaccgctcaaccacaaagccaccgcacgcccccttcgtcaagaggtgggcaaggcgggagtcggcccacggagaggactacccaagcctcgatcactcggggtagttcttccttcactctgaaggtggtgaactccaaaccactcacaaaccggcgccgggcctcctccacaatcttctcggagaggtcaccgggcaactcctccacaagccgtctaagaggcggcaacctccaagagtaataagcaatgacccggtgtggagatgatcaagtgccacactagctctacaatggaagcaaatgcacttaactcttggctaaacaaccctctaacacactagatggatgaacacaaagctcaagtgagtgtgagagaggtgcaaggagtgtatgcaattgaattgggtgccaagagagcccccttgctgctggtggggaagtatttatactcccacccaccaaaactagccgttgggggcgaaatcccccaactctatgctctgccggtctgaccggaggtatgtggccggtcagaccgtgctactctgcaacagctagaaaactagccgttgtagccctgttagagggccccatcggcctagccggtcagaccggcatggggtggccggtcagaccggccttggcttggtcagaccgccatcagcTCGGTTTGACCGAATACgactccgtcggctctgtatcggccatcccgagcagcaccatctcggcctccagggggccggtctgaccgggaaagtgccgccggtcagaccgccactatgtagccggtctgaccggccagggcacgccagtcagaccgccactatgtggccggtctgaccgcccctggtcaggccgaacccagtgaatttgcaagtgaatgtgtgtgtaatgaaaaagagagcacaaatgaaaaatgcaatgacctaatgtggcaattaaaatcatctctttgctaggtcattacccctcttaatagtacggcgaaactaaaattaaactagcaaattttatcgccctacacctcgatcaattctaaattaaagcgctagttttaccgtcttctttccctttgctttgcgccgtcaattttaatccatcgataatcatccatgcgcacatatgacgtggacctaacttaaaatgtatagctcaaagacaacggttagtccacaattagtgcttgtcattaattaccaaaattgggggcctagatgcttcaccgGGCGTGACGCCCGACAGGCGGTGGAAAGGAGCTAGCAGGGAGAAGGGCGACGCCTGGCGAAGATAAGGGCAACGTGGAGAGGCGCGGCATTGCATCACATCGGCATCAGCGAAAAAATTAGCAGTGAGGTCGTCGCCCCCTCTCCTTCCCTgatctcctccgcctccgtctcctTCTCTTCCCGTCCGTTCATCTAGATGGACACCGCGGCCGACTTTGGCACAGCGAGCGCCAGCCAAATAGTGCGGGTTGCGGAGGTGGCAGGGGCTTTGATTACCAATGTGAAGCAAACCCTATAAGCTACTTCAGTTTCTTACAGTTTGAGGCAAATAGTGTTTCCACACTTCCAGAATAAAATAGAAAGATAAGTAATATTACAAATTGctatagtatatatactatgAGCAAGGGTTAGCACCATGAAGGACAACGTCTCTTCACGGCTTCACCTTCTTTTATAAGATCAAAGAAGAATAATGAGAGAAAATTCATGAGCAGCACGTGTGAAACACAAACCATACCTTATGCCGTACTAATACCTTCCTGGAATTGTACGATATTGAAACCATGAAAGAACCTTGCTCTACCAGGTCATATGCAAGCATCCATTGATGTAACTTTTTGGCCGGCAACAACTTAGAGAGCAAAAAATGCTAATATTGATGAATTGACAACTTCGGACATAAAACAAAGATGGTAATATTAATTATTGAATAAAGTTGTAAACCAAGTTTCCAAAGATATATCAACGTACACTAGAACACCAACAAAGTTTCTACCACTAGAAAGTTTAGGAGTGTAGAATCACGGCAAAGGCAACATGCACCAGCAACATCCAGATGCTTCAAACCGGAAAAACAGTTTACATCATTCAGCCGTTTCAATTGATAGATGAATATTTCAACAATCATGTCAAGCATTACAAGCTTGTGAGATGCCAATACATAGCTAACCAACACTTTGCAAGTCCACAGACCACAGTGCTTTGCCTTTGGTGTCACTTACCTGATTGCTAGCAGCATTTTACCTAACAGAGTAGGCTAGAAACTGCAACAGGCAAAACACAAATGCCTCAATAACGGTATTTCGTGGAGTAATCCTTTGGAGCGATCACCAGACCCCGCCCCTTCCGAGCACCCCTGTAGACAGTCTCCACAATGTCGATGAACTCCTGCTTGTCCTTCAGGGCCCagttgattttgttgttgtttccAGTCCCAAGATCAATCATGATGTGCTTGTTTCGGAAAAAGAACATGACTGTTGATGGATCATACAGCTCGTACATGGTGTTGAAGTCAGGAACCTCAGTGATGTCAACCAGGTAGATGACCGCGAAGTTCTTTATGGTCTCAGCCACTGCTGCCAACACCTCATCCATCTAACAGATATAAAAAGGGTAAATATGAGTCAGTAATTCCACAGCATACAACAGTACTAATTAAAATTGTTGTGCAGCCAAAGGGCATGAACATTGTTAATAAGAGCATAAACATTAAACAgcctataactttttttttctttgcaaaaaggaaaaaggagctGCACCCATAAAAACAAATAGCATTTGTCCATTTATTTGAAAACAATCTCCTCGCAAAGACAATTGAAGGTACAGAGTCCCGATTTAATTTCATCAAGCAGTGCATGGAAACTTCAGTTTTGTGAAAGATGAAATTTATATATTAAATGGAAACTCTTTTAAGGCATCATAAATAGATCAATATCttaaggaaggaaaaaaaatcctaattcCCTACTGCTCTTGTTGCCTTGTTGGCACTGACTGACCATACCCTACAGAACAACAGGGGCAATTAGGGCATGCTATCAATTATATAATGTCAATTGTTCCAAGTAGTGGTGTAACCAAGTGTTATGCTACTTCGGCTGCAGCCCAAGGCACAGGACAAAAGGTCCACAAAAACATCCTTGAAAGAGGAAAAGGGCAGGGTCAACTAAGCGACAGCGCCCAGTCCAGGGCTTGTCCAGACACTGGTTTCTGCCCCAGATGCTGGAAGCAGTTTAATAATGTTATTTGAAGATAAAAACCAAAGGATGGTTGAATATGTAAGGCAGCAGGGAAGAATGTTGTATCTATAACTAGTTAATTACTAACCACTAGGTAGTTATTGATGTGAAATCATAAGGTTTATGACTTACATTTATGAAAGGAGCATCCTAAATACCTGTCAGGCTGTCACTTTCATTAGAGCTAATAAACAAACCTCTTTAATTTTCTGAAAAGAATGCTGAACTGCATTACATAACAtgctaacttctggaaatcgtAATGTTAATATAGGTTAAGAGAGCAACCATATATGACAGTATAAGTCAGGGAGAGTACACAGAATAACTCATATCGAAACCATGGTTACGCACCAAACGGAAGACGGCTCAAGCAAGTAACAGAACACTTTCCCCACATCTGTCAGCTAAGCAGCATCAGCACCCCCAAAACCCACCTAAGCTTTTCATATTATATCGCAACCTCCAGTCACTAGACATTCACATTACTGATTGGCATTACAAGGCGTGAAAGAACATCAGCTAATGTAGCAACTTAACAAGATCCACTAAACAGTTCATCCAAGTAGAAATCATTGTGCACAAGTGGTGGTGCTCCATGCTCCTCAAATCCAGCCACTTGCATATATTTGACTTGACAACACCGCACAAAAGGGGTAGCGAAATTCCGCATCTCCTCGCAATTTTTCACCGAATCACAGCTCGATTTCATGAATTCAGAAGTACATGCTCCTCGACTTCAAGAATCGATCAGATATAGGTAACTCCAAATTGACCGGGTGCCGCGAATTCGCCGCACCTTACAACAACCTCACCCCCACCTTAACATACCCAATCGACGATTCAGCCAGACCAGAGGCCACAAACAACGCCTAGAATCTACCTGCCAACATAagcatatactactactacctaAGGGGCTAGGGCTACCAGTTACTATGGGTAAAATCAataggagagggggaggagtaGAAAGGTAAAGCAAACCTGCATGCAGGTCTCGTCCCAGTCGTGGCCGAAGCGGATGATGACGAGGCGCTCCTCCTCGGCGAGGATGGCCTGGTCTACCGCCCACCCGGAGTGCAGGTGCGGCAGCAGGTACGACATCCTCgctcttctccggcggcggcggcgaacttcTCCGGTCGCCTCCGCCGACCTGTTGATGCTGATTCGCAAGGGGAATTTGGGCTGAAAGCCTTTCGAAGGGTCAGATGACGGGGCCCACATGCAAGTGGCGGATTCAGATTGCTAGGACCGTCG is a genomic window of Oryza glaberrima chromosome 7, OglaRS2, whole genome shotgun sequence containing:
- the LOC127779026 gene encoding thioredoxin-like protein YLS8; amino-acid sequence: MWAPSSDPSKGFQPKFPLRISINRSAEATGEVRRRRRRRARMSYLLPHLHSGWAVDQAILAEEERLVIIRFGHDWDETCMQMDEVLAAVAETIKNFAVIYLVDITEVPDFNTMYELYDPSTVMFFFRNKHIMIDLGTGNNNKINWALKDKQEFIDIVETVYRGARKGRGLVIAPKDYSTKYRY